The sequence GTCGACGCCAGCAACACCCCCGACGGCTGGGTGCTGCTGCTGCCCGAAGACCCCGACGGTTCGGCCCGTGCGCTCGCCGCGGGGCTGCGCGCGGCGACGGGTGCCGAGGTGGGTGTGATCCTCAGCGACACCCTCGGCCGTCCCTGGCGCGAAGGACAGACCGATGTGGCGATCGGCGGTGGGGGAGTGCGCATGATCGCCGACCTCCGCGGCACCACCGACCAGGCGGGCAAGGTGCTCAGCGTCACGACCCCCTGCGTCGCCGACGAGCTCGCCGCCGCCGCAGACCTCGTCAAGGGCAAGGCCAGCGGCAATCCGGTCGCCGTGGTGCGCGGGCGCGCCGATCTCGTCGGACCCCTCACCCTCCCCGGTGCGTCGAGCATCGTGCGCGGCTCGGAGCGGGACCTCTTCTGGCTGGGCACCGCCGAAGCGCTCGATCAGGGATACCGCGACGGACACGCCGCAGCACTGGCGGACCTCCGCGCACACGAACAGCAGGAACCCGAACAGAAGGATGCGACATGACACTGACCCTCGGATACAAGGCCAGCGCGGAGCAGTTCGACCCGCGGGAGCTCGTCGAGATCTCGGTCGCGGCAGAGGCGCACGGCATGCAGTCCGTGTTCGCGAGCGACCACTTCCAGCCCTGGCGGCACACCGGCGGGCATGCGCCGTTCTCGCTCACCTGGATGGCGGCGGTCGGAGAGCGCACGTCGAGCATCCGCATCGGTACCTCGGTGCTCACCCCGACCTTCCGCTACAACCCGGCCGTTCTCGCGCAGGCGTTCGCGAGCCTGGGCTGCCTGTACCAGGACCGCATCATCCTCGGCGTCGGCTCGGGTGAGGCGCTGAACGAGATCGCCACCGGATTCCAGGGCGCGGGGGAGCAGGAATGGCCGGAGTTCAAGGAGCGCTATGCGCGGCTGCGCGAATCGGTGCGGCTGATGCGGGCGCTGTGGTCGGGCGACCGGGTGAACTTCGACGGCGAGTACTATTCGACGCACGACGCTTCGATCTACGACCGGCCCGAGGGCGGCATCCCCATCTACATCGCCGCGGGCGGACCGATGGTGGCGCGCTACGCCGGCCGTGCGGGCGACGGTTTCATCTGCACGTCGGGGAAGGGCCAGGAGCTCTACGTCGACCAGCTGCTGCCCGCGGTGAAGGAGGGGCTTGAGCAATCCGAGCGCTCGTTCGACACCTACGACCGGATGATCGAGATCAAGCTGTCGTACGAGGAGACCCGCGAGGCGGCGCTGGAGAACACCCGCTTCTGGTCTCCGCTGTCGCTGTCGAAGGAGCAGAAGCACGACATCACCGACCCGGTCGAGATGGAGAAGGCCGCCGACGCGCTGCCGCTGGAGACGATCGCGAAGCGCTGGATCGTCGGGAACGACCCGGATGCCGTGGCCGCCGAGATTCAGCAGTACATCGACTGGGGCTTCAACCACCTCGTCTTCCATGCGCCGGGCCACGACCAGCGCCGGTTCCTGCAGCTCTTCGAGCGCGACATCGCGCCGCGGCTGCGCGACACCGCCGCCGGGCTTCGCGGCTGACGAGGGTGACATGATCCGCGGTTCGGGAATCGGGGTGCCGCTACCGGGAGCGCCCGCGCGCGAGTGGGTCGTGGTGATCCCGGTCAAGCGCGCCGAGATCGGCAAGTCGCGGCTGCGGATCCCCGGCGTCGATCGCGAACCGCTCGCCCGGGCGATCGCGCTCGACACGGTCGAAGCCGCCGCGGCGTGCGAGCGCGTCGCCGAGGTCATCGTCGTCACGAGCGACGAGGTCACGGCTACCTCTCTGCGCCTCCTGCCGCGGGTGCGCCTGGTGCGCGACCGCGGCGAAGGGCTGACCGCGGCGATCGGGCTCGGCGTGAACGCGGCACCCGACATGCGCCCGCGTGCCGTGATGCTCGGCGACCTGCCGGCGCTGCGTCCGGACGAACTGGCCAGGGCGCTCGCATTCGCCTCGTCCCACTCTCGCGCGTTC is a genomic window of Microbacterium maritypicum containing:
- the cofE gene encoding coenzyme F420-0:L-glutamate ligase, with the protein product MSAPAITVFALAGMGEVQPGDDLVALILATGVELAHGDILVVTSKIVSKAEGRYVQATDREEAITAETVRLVASRTFDGHTMRIVENRLGMVAAAAGVDASNTPDGWVLLLPEDPDGSARALAAGLRAATGAEVGVILSDTLGRPWREGQTDVAIGGGGVRMIADLRGTTDQAGKVLSVTTPCVADELAAAADLVKGKASGNPVAVVRGRADLVGPLTLPGASSIVRGSERDLFWLGTAEALDQGYRDGHAAALADLRAHEQQEPEQKDAT
- the fgd gene encoding glucose-6-phosphate dehydrogenase (coenzyme-F420) produces the protein MTLTLGYKASAEQFDPRELVEISVAAEAHGMQSVFASDHFQPWRHTGGHAPFSLTWMAAVGERTSSIRIGTSVLTPTFRYNPAVLAQAFASLGCLYQDRIILGVGSGEALNEIATGFQGAGEQEWPEFKERYARLRESVRLMRALWSGDRVNFDGEYYSTHDASIYDRPEGGIPIYIAAGGPMVARYAGRAGDGFICTSGKGQELYVDQLLPAVKEGLEQSERSFDTYDRMIEIKLSYEETREAALENTRFWSPLSLSKEQKHDITDPVEMEKAADALPLETIAKRWIVGNDPDAVAAEIQQYIDWGFNHLVFHAPGHDQRRFLQLFERDIAPRLRDTAAGLRG
- the cofC gene encoding 2-phospho-L-lactate guanylyltransferase codes for the protein MIRGSGIGVPLPGAPAREWVVVIPVKRAEIGKSRLRIPGVDREPLARAIALDTVEAAAACERVAEVIVVTSDEVTATSLRLLPRVRLVRDRGEGLTAAIGLGVNAAPDMRPRAVMLGDLPALRPDELARALAFASSHSRAFVPDAEGTGTVLATARAGFDLTPCFGADSASAHRAAGFTEVGFPVLSGLRRDLDHAEHLRAARRAGLGPRTAALVDRPLVLAS